The following proteins are encoded in a genomic region of Syngnathoides biaculeatus isolate LvHL_M chromosome 15, ASM1980259v1, whole genome shotgun sequence:
- the erg28 gene encoding ergosterol biosynthetic protein 28 homolog, giving the protein MGRFLNVLRSWLVMVSIIAMGNTVQSFRDHSFLSEKLYTGTPEFVNGLQARTFGIWTLLSSIIRCACAIDIQNRTLYHITLWTFVLALGHFLSEAFIYKTAPVTIGVMAPLIVASFSIVAMLMGFQCFPETPDEAGAHPKKRN; this is encoded by the exons ATGGGTCGTTTCCTAAATGTTCTTCGGAGCTGGCTCGTGATGGTCTCGATCATCGCGATGGGCAACACTGTGCAGAGCTTCAGAGATCATAGCTTCCTGTCCGAGAAACTTTACACTGGCACGCCTGAGTTTG TCAACGGTCTTCAAGCTCGGACATTTGGCATTTGGACGTTGCTGTCATCCATCATTCGCTGCGCTTGTGCCATTGATATACAGAACCGAAC GTTATATCACATCACTTTGTGGACATTTGTGCTGGCGCTCGGTCATTTTCTGTCCGAGGCCTTCATCTACAAAACTGCACCCGTCACCATCGGTGTCATGGCACCTCTCATTGTGGCCA GTTTCTCCATTGTAGCGATGCTGATGGGTTTCCAGTGTTTTCCAGAGACTCCAGATGAAGCGGGAGCACACCCGAAAAAACGGAACTGA
- the flvcr2a gene encoding heme transporter FLVCR2 isoform X2 encodes MGDRSINAKENGPNERAEPCTVLNGESGPAPTTRVYFKRWAIVFLFSAYSLSNAYQWIQYGIISNIIVRFYQVDAFAVDWLSMIYMLTYIPFIFPVTWLLDQKGLRVTALLANALNCVGTWTKVASVGPGLFWVTMLGQFASSLAQVFILGMPSRLASVWFGADQVSTACSIGVFGNQMGIAIGFLVPPILVPNVDDVEELAHHIKIMFYISAGVATIIFILVIIVFQEKPELPPTQAQAQARCILPESYSYLASIWRLLRNKPFMLLVVSYGLNVGCFYSVSTLLNRMIIEHYPGEEVNAGRIGLTIVIAGMVGSLICGIWLDKTKTYKQTTLAVYVLSLIGMLVYASTLNLGHLWVVFITAGVLGFFMTGYLPLGFEFAVELTYPESEGTSSGLLNCSAQIFGIIFTIAQGTIIDRWGTLAGNIFLCIFLLIGAIMTGFIKSDLRRQKANLQGGGQSVSVSIAPMASSHPNGGDVSKAVFVFCAAGSFWASDLPRRCTAAGMNECKLEAALSQHA; translated from the exons ATGGGAGACAGAAGCATAAACGCAAAGGAGAACGGTCCAAATGAGCGAGCCGAGCCGTGCACCGTCCTGAACGGCGAAAGCGGTCCCGCTCCCACGACTCGCGTGTACTTCAAGCGCTGGGCGATCGTGTTCCTTTTCAGCGCGTACTCGCTGAGCAACGCGTACCAGTGGATCCAGTACGGCATCATCAGCAACATCATCGTCCGGTTCTACCAGGTGGACGCGTTCGCCGTGGACTGGCTGTCCATGATCTACATGCTCACCTACATCCCCTTCATTTTCCCCGTCACCTGGCTCCTGGACCAGAAGGGTTTGCGCGTCACGGCGCTGCTGGCCAACGCGCTCAACTGCGTGGGGACGTGGACCAAAGTGGCCAGCGTCGGGCCGGGCCTCTTCTGGGTCACCATGCTGGGCCAGTTCGCGAGCTCCCTGGCTCAGGTGTTCATCCTCGGGATGCCCTCTCGTTTGGCCTCGGTGTGGTTCGGGGCGGATCAGGTCTCCACCGCCTGCTCCATTGGAGTCTTCGGGAATCAG ATGGGGATTGCGATTGGGTTTCTGGTCCCCCCAATCCTCGTTCCCAATGTTGACGATGTGGAGGAGCTGGCCCACCACATTAAGATCATGTTCTACATCAGCGCCGGTGTGGCCACCATCATTTTCATCCTTGTCATCATCG TGTTCCAAGAGAAACCAGAGCTCcctcccacgcaggcacaggctCAGGCCAGGTGCATCCTTCCAGAAAGCTACTCCTATCTGGCTTCCATCTGGAGGCTTCTGCGCAACAAGCCTTTCATGCTGCTGGTGGTCAGCTATG GATTGAATGTTGGCTGCTTTTATTCTGTGTCAACACTTCTGAACCGAATGATCATTGAACACTATCCT gGCGAGGAGGTGAATGCAGGACGGATTGGGTTGACCATTGTCATTGCAGGCATGGTGGGATCACTCATCTGTGGAATTTGGCTGGACAAGACAAAAACCTACAA ACAGACCACACTGGCCGTATATGTGCTGTCCCTGATTGGGATGCTGGTGTACGCCTCCACACTCAACCTCGGCCACCTGTGGGTGGTGTTTATCACAGCTGGAGTTTTAGG GTTCTTCATGACAGGATATCTTCCTTTGGGCTTTGAATTTGCTGTAGAGCTCACCTATCCAGAATCAGAGGGAACTTCATCTGGTCTCCTCAACTGTTCAGCACAG ATCTTTGGAATCATCTTCACCATCGCCCAGGGAACGATAATTGACCGATGGGGCACTTTGGCAGGAAACATTTTCCTGTGTATATTCCTTTTAATAGGAGCTATCATGACAg GATTCATTAAGTCTGACCTCCGGAGGCAAAAGGCGAATTTACAGGGTGGTGGGCAATCAGTGAGTGTAAGTATAGCGCCGATGGCATCTTCACATCCCAATGGAGGCGATGTGTCGAAGGCCGTCTTTGTATTTTGTGCTGCTGGTTCATTTTGGGCTTCTGACCTTCCACGGCGTTGTACTGCTGCAGGCATGAATGAATGCAAGCTGGAGGCAGCGCTCTCACAGCATGCTTAA
- the flvcr2a gene encoding heme transporter FLVCR2 isoform X1: protein MSSQEELCHDWMDSHDGSSPSRKARTSFGEFSRHLSLGDSSLILDPSVQESAQLFPLMETKLYKRRWVMLFLFCVYSMSNAMMWLQYGIISNIFKHFYGIGDLAINWLSMIYFFTYIPLIVPVTWLLDNRGLREVVVVGSAFNCIGAWIKTSTAHPNSFGVTFVGQFVCSVGTVFLLGIPSKLASLWFGQQEVSTACSVGVLGNQMGIAIGFLVPPILVPNVDDVEELAHHIKIMFYISAGVATIIFILVIIVFQEKPELPPTQAQAQARCILPESYSYLASIWRLLRNKPFMLLVVSYGLNVGCFYSVSTLLNRMIIEHYPGEEVNAGRIGLTIVIAGMVGSLICGIWLDKTKTYKQTTLAVYVLSLIGMLVYASTLNLGHLWVVFITAGVLGFFMTGYLPLGFEFAVELTYPESEGTSSGLLNCSAQIFGIIFTIAQGTIIDRWGTLAGNIFLCIFLLIGAIMTGFIKSDLRRQKANLQGGGQSVSVSIAPMASSHPNGGDVSKAVFVFCAAGSFWASDLPRRCTAAGMNECKLEAALSQHA, encoded by the exons ATGAGCAGTCAGGAGGAGCTCTGTCATGACTGGATGGACAGCCATGATGGATCTTCTCCGTCTAGAAAAGCCAGAACCAGTTTTGGAGAGTTCAGTCGCCATCTCTCTCTGGGAGACTCCAGCCTCATATTGGACCCTTCCGTCCAGGAAAGCGCACAGCTCTTCCCGCTCATGGAGACCAAACTGTACAAGCGGCGTTGGGTTATGCTTTTCCTCTTTTGCGTCTATTCCATGAGCAACGCCATGATGTGGCTGCAATATGGCATCATCAGCAACATCTTCAAGCACTTTTATGGCATTGGTGACCTGGCCATCAACTGGCTGTCTATGATTTATTTCTTCACTTACATCCCTCTCATCGTGCCTGTGACGTGGCTGCTGGACAACCGAGGCCTCAGGGAGGTTGTCGTGGTCGGATCTGCTTTCAACTGCATCGGGGCTTGGATCAAAACGAGCACGGCTCACCCCAACTCGTTTGGCGTGACCTTCGTTGGACAGTTTGTGTGTTCGGTGGGGACTGTTTTCCTGCTTGGCATCCCATCCAAACTTGCTTCTCTGTGGTTTGGGCAACAGGAGGTGTCCACAGCCTGTTCCGTTGGCGTTCTGGGAAACCAG ATGGGGATTGCGATTGGGTTTCTGGTCCCCCCAATCCTCGTTCCCAATGTTGACGATGTGGAGGAGCTGGCCCACCACATTAAGATCATGTTCTACATCAGCGCCGGTGTGGCCACCATCATTTTCATCCTTGTCATCATCG TGTTCCAAGAGAAACCAGAGCTCcctcccacgcaggcacaggctCAGGCCAGGTGCATCCTTCCAGAAAGCTACTCCTATCTGGCTTCCATCTGGAGGCTTCTGCGCAACAAGCCTTTCATGCTGCTGGTGGTCAGCTATG GATTGAATGTTGGCTGCTTTTATTCTGTGTCAACACTTCTGAACCGAATGATCATTGAACACTATCCT gGCGAGGAGGTGAATGCAGGACGGATTGGGTTGACCATTGTCATTGCAGGCATGGTGGGATCACTCATCTGTGGAATTTGGCTGGACAAGACAAAAACCTACAA ACAGACCACACTGGCCGTATATGTGCTGTCCCTGATTGGGATGCTGGTGTACGCCTCCACACTCAACCTCGGCCACCTGTGGGTGGTGTTTATCACAGCTGGAGTTTTAGG GTTCTTCATGACAGGATATCTTCCTTTGGGCTTTGAATTTGCTGTAGAGCTCACCTATCCAGAATCAGAGGGAACTTCATCTGGTCTCCTCAACTGTTCAGCACAG ATCTTTGGAATCATCTTCACCATCGCCCAGGGAACGATAATTGACCGATGGGGCACTTTGGCAGGAAACATTTTCCTGTGTATATTCCTTTTAATAGGAGCTATCATGACAg GATTCATTAAGTCTGACCTCCGGAGGCAAAAGGCGAATTTACAGGGTGGTGGGCAATCAGTGAGTGTAAGTATAGCGCCGATGGCATCTTCACATCCCAATGGAGGCGATGTGTCGAAGGCCGTCTTTGTATTTTGTGCTGCTGGTTCATTTTGGGCTTCTGACCTTCCACGGCGTTGTACTGCTGCAGGCATGAATGAATGCAAGCTGGAGGCAGCGCTCTCACAGCATGCTTAA
- the flvcr2a gene encoding heme transporter FLVCR2 isoform X4 has protein sequence MSSQEELCHDWMDSHDGSSPSRKARTSFGEFSRHLSLGDSSLILDPSVQESAQLFPLMETKLYKRRWVMLFLFCVYSMSNAMMWLQYGIISNIFKHFYGIGDLAINWLSMIYFFTYIPLIVPVTWLLDNRGLREVVVVGSAFNCIGAWIKTSTAHPNSFGVTFVGQFVCSVGTVFLLGIPSKLASLWFGQQEVSTACSVGVLGNQMGIAIGFLVPPILVPNVDDVEELAHHIKIMFYISAGVATIIFILVIIVFQEKPELPPTQAQAQARCILPESYSYLASIWRLLRNKPFMLLVVSYGLNVGCFYSVSTLLNRMIIEHYPGEEVNAGRIGLTIVIAGMVGSLICGIWLDKTKTYKQTTLAVYVLSLIGMLVYASTLNLGHLWVVFITAGVLGFFMTGYLPLGFEFAVELTYPESEGTSSGLLNCSAQIFGIIFTIAQGTIIDRWGTLAGNIFLCIFLLIGAIMTGFIKSDLRRQKANLQGGGQSVSDMTTVLDESLPPPEISKGGQF, from the exons ATGAGCAGTCAGGAGGAGCTCTGTCATGACTGGATGGACAGCCATGATGGATCTTCTCCGTCTAGAAAAGCCAGAACCAGTTTTGGAGAGTTCAGTCGCCATCTCTCTCTGGGAGACTCCAGCCTCATATTGGACCCTTCCGTCCAGGAAAGCGCACAGCTCTTCCCGCTCATGGAGACCAAACTGTACAAGCGGCGTTGGGTTATGCTTTTCCTCTTTTGCGTCTATTCCATGAGCAACGCCATGATGTGGCTGCAATATGGCATCATCAGCAACATCTTCAAGCACTTTTATGGCATTGGTGACCTGGCCATCAACTGGCTGTCTATGATTTATTTCTTCACTTACATCCCTCTCATCGTGCCTGTGACGTGGCTGCTGGACAACCGAGGCCTCAGGGAGGTTGTCGTGGTCGGATCTGCTTTCAACTGCATCGGGGCTTGGATCAAAACGAGCACGGCTCACCCCAACTCGTTTGGCGTGACCTTCGTTGGACAGTTTGTGTGTTCGGTGGGGACTGTTTTCCTGCTTGGCATCCCATCCAAACTTGCTTCTCTGTGGTTTGGGCAACAGGAGGTGTCCACAGCCTGTTCCGTTGGCGTTCTGGGAAACCAG ATGGGGATTGCGATTGGGTTTCTGGTCCCCCCAATCCTCGTTCCCAATGTTGACGATGTGGAGGAGCTGGCCCACCACATTAAGATCATGTTCTACATCAGCGCCGGTGTGGCCACCATCATTTTCATCCTTGTCATCATCG TGTTCCAAGAGAAACCAGAGCTCcctcccacgcaggcacaggctCAGGCCAGGTGCATCCTTCCAGAAAGCTACTCCTATCTGGCTTCCATCTGGAGGCTTCTGCGCAACAAGCCTTTCATGCTGCTGGTGGTCAGCTATG GATTGAATGTTGGCTGCTTTTATTCTGTGTCAACACTTCTGAACCGAATGATCATTGAACACTATCCT gGCGAGGAGGTGAATGCAGGACGGATTGGGTTGACCATTGTCATTGCAGGCATGGTGGGATCACTCATCTGTGGAATTTGGCTGGACAAGACAAAAACCTACAA ACAGACCACACTGGCCGTATATGTGCTGTCCCTGATTGGGATGCTGGTGTACGCCTCCACACTCAACCTCGGCCACCTGTGGGTGGTGTTTATCACAGCTGGAGTTTTAGG GTTCTTCATGACAGGATATCTTCCTTTGGGCTTTGAATTTGCTGTAGAGCTCACCTATCCAGAATCAGAGGGAACTTCATCTGGTCTCCTCAACTGTTCAGCACAG ATCTTTGGAATCATCTTCACCATCGCCCAGGGAACGATAATTGACCGATGGGGCACTTTGGCAGGAAACATTTTCCTGTGTATATTCCTTTTAATAGGAGCTATCATGACAg GATTCATTAAGTCTGACCTCCGGAGGCAAAAGGCGAATTTACAGGGTGGTGGGCAATCAGTGAGT gACATGACCACTGTTCTAGATGAAAGCCTGCCTCCCCCGGAGATCTCAAAAGGAGGACAGTTTTAA
- the flvcr2a gene encoding heme transporter FLVCR2 isoform X5 — MSSQEELCHDWMDSHDGSSPSRKARTSFGEFSRHLSLGDSSLILDPSVQESAQLFPLMETKLYKRRWVMLFLFCVYSMSNAMMWLQYGIISNIFKHFYGIGDLAINWLSMIYFFTYIPLIVPVTWLLDNRGLREVVVVGSAFNCIGAWIKTSTAHPNSFGVTFVGQFVCSVGTVFLLGIPSKLASLWFGQQEVSTACSVGVLGNQMGIAIGFLVPPILVPNVDDVEELAHHIKIMFYISAGVATIIFILVIIVFQEKPELPPTQAQAQARCILPESYSYLASIWRLLRNKPFMLLVVSYGLNVGCFYSVSTLLNRMIIEHYPGEEVNAGRIGLTIVIAGMVGSLICGIWLDKTKTYKQTTLAVYVLSLIGMLVYASTLNLGHLWVVFITAGVLGFFMTGYLPLGFEFAVELTYPESEGTSSGLLNCSAQIFGIIFTIAQGTIIDRWGTLAGNIFLCIFLLIGAIMTGHLVKYSKG, encoded by the exons ATGAGCAGTCAGGAGGAGCTCTGTCATGACTGGATGGACAGCCATGATGGATCTTCTCCGTCTAGAAAAGCCAGAACCAGTTTTGGAGAGTTCAGTCGCCATCTCTCTCTGGGAGACTCCAGCCTCATATTGGACCCTTCCGTCCAGGAAAGCGCACAGCTCTTCCCGCTCATGGAGACCAAACTGTACAAGCGGCGTTGGGTTATGCTTTTCCTCTTTTGCGTCTATTCCATGAGCAACGCCATGATGTGGCTGCAATATGGCATCATCAGCAACATCTTCAAGCACTTTTATGGCATTGGTGACCTGGCCATCAACTGGCTGTCTATGATTTATTTCTTCACTTACATCCCTCTCATCGTGCCTGTGACGTGGCTGCTGGACAACCGAGGCCTCAGGGAGGTTGTCGTGGTCGGATCTGCTTTCAACTGCATCGGGGCTTGGATCAAAACGAGCACGGCTCACCCCAACTCGTTTGGCGTGACCTTCGTTGGACAGTTTGTGTGTTCGGTGGGGACTGTTTTCCTGCTTGGCATCCCATCCAAACTTGCTTCTCTGTGGTTTGGGCAACAGGAGGTGTCCACAGCCTGTTCCGTTGGCGTTCTGGGAAACCAG ATGGGGATTGCGATTGGGTTTCTGGTCCCCCCAATCCTCGTTCCCAATGTTGACGATGTGGAGGAGCTGGCCCACCACATTAAGATCATGTTCTACATCAGCGCCGGTGTGGCCACCATCATTTTCATCCTTGTCATCATCG TGTTCCAAGAGAAACCAGAGCTCcctcccacgcaggcacaggctCAGGCCAGGTGCATCCTTCCAGAAAGCTACTCCTATCTGGCTTCCATCTGGAGGCTTCTGCGCAACAAGCCTTTCATGCTGCTGGTGGTCAGCTATG GATTGAATGTTGGCTGCTTTTATTCTGTGTCAACACTTCTGAACCGAATGATCATTGAACACTATCCT gGCGAGGAGGTGAATGCAGGACGGATTGGGTTGACCATTGTCATTGCAGGCATGGTGGGATCACTCATCTGTGGAATTTGGCTGGACAAGACAAAAACCTACAA ACAGACCACACTGGCCGTATATGTGCTGTCCCTGATTGGGATGCTGGTGTACGCCTCCACACTCAACCTCGGCCACCTGTGGGTGGTGTTTATCACAGCTGGAGTTTTAGG GTTCTTCATGACAGGATATCTTCCTTTGGGCTTTGAATTTGCTGTAGAGCTCACCTATCCAGAATCAGAGGGAACTTCATCTGGTCTCCTCAACTGTTCAGCACAG ATCTTTGGAATCATCTTCACCATCGCCCAGGGAACGATAATTGACCGATGGGGCACTTTGGCAGGAAACATTTTCCTGTGTATATTCCTTTTAATAGGAGCTATCATGACAg GTCACTTAGTCAAGTATTCAAAAGGATAA
- the flvcr2a gene encoding heme transporter FLVCR2 isoform X3, whose protein sequence is MSSQEELCHDWMDSHDGSSPSRKARTSFGEFSRHLSLGDSSLILDPSVQESAQLFPLMETKLYKRRWVMLFLFCVYSMSNAMMWLQYGIISNIFKHFYGIGDLAINWLSMIYFFTYIPLIVPVTWLLDNRGLREVVVVGSAFNCIGAWIKTSTAHPNSFGVTFVGQFVCSVGTVFLLGIPSKLASLWFGQQEVSTACSVGVLGNQMGIAIGFLVPPILVPNVDDVEELAHHIKIMFYISAGVATIIFILVIIVFQEKPELPPTQAQAQARCILPESYSYLASIWRLLRNKPFMLLVVSYGLNVGCFYSVSTLLNRMIIEHYPGEEVNAGRIGLTIVIAGMVGSLICGIWLDKTKTYKQTTLAVYVLSLIGMLVYASTLNLGHLWVVFITAGVLGFFMTGYLPLGFEFAVELTYPESEGTSSGLLNCSAQIFGIIFTIAQGTIIDRWGTLAGNIFLCIFLLIGAIMTGFIKSDLRRQKANLQGGGQSVSPAGSEASVQDYGGTSCSSPWQRQS, encoded by the exons ATGAGCAGTCAGGAGGAGCTCTGTCATGACTGGATGGACAGCCATGATGGATCTTCTCCGTCTAGAAAAGCCAGAACCAGTTTTGGAGAGTTCAGTCGCCATCTCTCTCTGGGAGACTCCAGCCTCATATTGGACCCTTCCGTCCAGGAAAGCGCACAGCTCTTCCCGCTCATGGAGACCAAACTGTACAAGCGGCGTTGGGTTATGCTTTTCCTCTTTTGCGTCTATTCCATGAGCAACGCCATGATGTGGCTGCAATATGGCATCATCAGCAACATCTTCAAGCACTTTTATGGCATTGGTGACCTGGCCATCAACTGGCTGTCTATGATTTATTTCTTCACTTACATCCCTCTCATCGTGCCTGTGACGTGGCTGCTGGACAACCGAGGCCTCAGGGAGGTTGTCGTGGTCGGATCTGCTTTCAACTGCATCGGGGCTTGGATCAAAACGAGCACGGCTCACCCCAACTCGTTTGGCGTGACCTTCGTTGGACAGTTTGTGTGTTCGGTGGGGACTGTTTTCCTGCTTGGCATCCCATCCAAACTTGCTTCTCTGTGGTTTGGGCAACAGGAGGTGTCCACAGCCTGTTCCGTTGGCGTTCTGGGAAACCAG ATGGGGATTGCGATTGGGTTTCTGGTCCCCCCAATCCTCGTTCCCAATGTTGACGATGTGGAGGAGCTGGCCCACCACATTAAGATCATGTTCTACATCAGCGCCGGTGTGGCCACCATCATTTTCATCCTTGTCATCATCG TGTTCCAAGAGAAACCAGAGCTCcctcccacgcaggcacaggctCAGGCCAGGTGCATCCTTCCAGAAAGCTACTCCTATCTGGCTTCCATCTGGAGGCTTCTGCGCAACAAGCCTTTCATGCTGCTGGTGGTCAGCTATG GATTGAATGTTGGCTGCTTTTATTCTGTGTCAACACTTCTGAACCGAATGATCATTGAACACTATCCT gGCGAGGAGGTGAATGCAGGACGGATTGGGTTGACCATTGTCATTGCAGGCATGGTGGGATCACTCATCTGTGGAATTTGGCTGGACAAGACAAAAACCTACAA ACAGACCACACTGGCCGTATATGTGCTGTCCCTGATTGGGATGCTGGTGTACGCCTCCACACTCAACCTCGGCCACCTGTGGGTGGTGTTTATCACAGCTGGAGTTTTAGG GTTCTTCATGACAGGATATCTTCCTTTGGGCTTTGAATTTGCTGTAGAGCTCACCTATCCAGAATCAGAGGGAACTTCATCTGGTCTCCTCAACTGTTCAGCACAG ATCTTTGGAATCATCTTCACCATCGCCCAGGGAACGATAATTGACCGATGGGGCACTTTGGCAGGAAACATTTTCCTGTGTATATTCCTTTTAATAGGAGCTATCATGACAg GATTCATTAAGTCTGACCTCCGGAGGCAAAAGGCGAATTTACAGGGTGGTGGGCAATCAGTGAGT CCTGCAGGCTCTGAGGCATCGGTTCAGGACTACGGGGGCACATCTTGCAGCAGCCCCTGGCAGCGGCAATCCTGA